Proteins from a single region of Gemmatirosa kalamazoonensis:
- a CDS encoding NAD(P)-binding protein yields the protein MSAYDGRGDDRLGMHEPISRRDFVNGTLAAGAGMLLPNVLSMPLADDDWTGYGGVGDYARSNGNTYEVMSAAHAMRDGRYERSIASAVDTGETYDLAIVGGGISGLAAAVFFQKREGGRCLVLDNHPMFGGEAKRNEFLVDGQRVVAHQGSAIFLVPGKGGYTESFYDTIGMDRRAFEYQRWRGPDPEMPLAKSPYDQPRNYGFYFGPGFGVKPGVWVLDPWGRKLEGAPLSDAAKADLLRWRTVRDGGPRPKTEGDAISRQLDTITLEDLLIQRHGISRETVRTFLSPVEGGGYGLGPDALSGYCAYAIETEFPEDGDDALGDQMFPDGNAGFARLMVKTLVPEAFDGPRTVEAVWHDRVRFAALDRAGRPTRIRLGATVVRVQHAGDPTSASHVALTYAKGGRLFRVRARKVVMAGGSWTTKHVVHDLPQSHRDAYAQFYRSPCLMANVAVRNWRFLYRMGMTGCRWFGGLGDYLAVRKMPTLVGTDTFGPDSPTALTIKVLFARPGLPIGEQGSRGRAELFATSFAQYERAFREQLGDMFSAGGFDPRRDIAGIILNRWGHAYVNPQPGFFFGVDGKPAPRDVLRDRPHGRIAFANTDLAGAADHRNSIREADRAVRQLAGA from the coding sequence ATGAGCGCGTACGACGGACGGGGCGACGATCGGCTCGGCATGCACGAGCCGATCTCCCGGCGCGACTTCGTCAACGGCACGCTCGCCGCCGGCGCGGGGATGCTGCTGCCTAACGTGCTCTCGATGCCGCTCGCCGACGACGACTGGACCGGCTACGGCGGCGTCGGCGACTACGCGCGCTCCAACGGCAACACCTACGAGGTGATGAGCGCCGCGCACGCGATGCGCGACGGCAGGTACGAGCGCTCGATCGCGAGCGCCGTCGACACCGGCGAGACGTACGATCTCGCGATCGTCGGCGGCGGCATCAGCGGCCTCGCCGCGGCGGTGTTCTTCCAGAAGCGCGAGGGCGGCCGCTGCCTCGTGCTCGACAACCACCCGATGTTCGGCGGCGAGGCGAAGCGCAACGAGTTCCTCGTCGACGGCCAGCGCGTCGTCGCGCACCAGGGCTCGGCCATCTTCCTCGTGCCGGGGAAGGGCGGCTACACCGAGAGCTTCTACGACACGATCGGGATGGACCGCCGAGCGTTCGAGTATCAGCGCTGGCGCGGCCCCGACCCCGAGATGCCGCTGGCGAAGAGCCCCTACGACCAGCCGCGCAACTACGGCTTCTACTTCGGCCCGGGCTTCGGCGTGAAGCCGGGCGTGTGGGTGCTCGACCCGTGGGGACGGAAGCTCGAGGGCGCGCCGCTGAGCGACGCGGCGAAGGCGGATCTGCTGCGCTGGCGCACGGTACGCGACGGCGGTCCGCGCCCGAAGACCGAAGGCGACGCGATCTCGCGCCAGCTCGACACGATCACGCTCGAGGATCTGCTCATCCAGCGGCACGGCATCAGCCGTGAGACGGTGCGCACGTTTCTGTCGCCCGTGGAAGGCGGCGGCTACGGCCTGGGACCCGACGCGCTCTCGGGCTACTGCGCGTATGCGATCGAGACCGAGTTCCCCGAGGACGGCGACGACGCGTTAGGCGACCAGATGTTCCCGGACGGCAACGCGGGCTTCGCGCGGCTCATGGTGAAGACGCTCGTGCCCGAGGCCTTCGACGGGCCGCGCACCGTCGAGGCGGTGTGGCACGACCGCGTGCGCTTCGCGGCGCTCGACCGCGCCGGCCGGCCGACGCGCATCCGGCTCGGCGCCACGGTGGTCCGCGTGCAGCACGCCGGTGATCCGACGAGCGCGTCGCACGTCGCGCTCACCTACGCGAAGGGCGGCCGACTTTTTCGCGTGAGAGCACGAAAGGTCGTCATGGCCGGCGGCAGCTGGACGACGAAGCACGTCGTGCACGATCTGCCGCAGAGCCACCGCGACGCGTACGCGCAGTTCTACCGCTCGCCGTGCCTCATGGCGAACGTCGCGGTGCGCAACTGGCGCTTCCTGTACCGCATGGGCATGACGGGATGCCGCTGGTTCGGGGGGCTCGGCGACTACCTCGCCGTGCGCAAGATGCCGACGCTCGTCGGCACCGATACCTTCGGACCCGACTCGCCGACGGCGCTGACGATCAAGGTGCTGTTCGCGCGCCCCGGACTGCCGATCGGCGAGCAGGGGAGCCGCGGACGCGCGGAGCTGTTCGCCACGTCGTTCGCGCAGTACGAGCGCGCGTTCCGCGAGCAGCTCGGCGACATGTTCTCGGCCGGCGGCTTCGACCCGAGGCGCGACATCGCGGGGATCATCCTGAACCGATGGGGGCACGCGTACGTGAATCCGCAGCCCGGCTTCTTCTTCGGCGTCGACGGGAAGCCGGCGCCGCGCGACGTGCTGCGCGACCGGCCGCACGGCCGCATCGCGTTCGCGAACACCGACCTCGCGGGCGCGGCGGACCACCGCAACTCCATCCGCGAGGCGGACCGCGCGGTGCGACAGCTCGCCGGCGCGTGA
- a CDS encoding 3-keto-disaccharide hydrolase, producing MKTITRLASALAIVACSSAATAGRTDGWVPLFDGRTLDGWRASENPATFSVQNGEIVVHGPRAHLFYDGPVMNHDFRDFELKADVLTRPGANSGIFIRTEYQPSDWPSKGYEVQVNNSFAQDWRRTGSLYAVRDIREAGRDDTWFTIHTIVRGRRVQIFVDDRQLVDYTEPEGSPTRLTGGTIALQGHDPGSEVHYRNIMIRPLGR from the coding sequence ATGAAGACCATCACTCGGCTCGCCTCCGCGCTCGCGATCGTCGCCTGCTCCTCGGCCGCGACGGCGGGCCGCACCGACGGTTGGGTCCCACTGTTCGACGGCCGCACGCTCGACGGATGGCGCGCGAGCGAGAACCCGGCGACGTTCAGCGTGCAGAACGGCGAGATCGTCGTGCACGGGCCGCGGGCGCACCTGTTCTACGACGGTCCGGTGATGAACCACGACTTCCGCGACTTCGAGCTGAAGGCCGACGTGCTCACGCGACCCGGCGCGAACTCGGGGATCTTCATCCGCACCGAGTATCAGCCGAGCGACTGGCCGTCGAAGGGCTACGAGGTGCAGGTCAACAACTCGTTCGCGCAGGACTGGCGCCGCACCGGGAGCCTCTACGCCGTGCGGGACATCCGCGAGGCGGGGCGCGACGACACGTGGTTCACGATCCACACCATCGTGCGCGGCCGCCGCGTGCAGATCTTCGTCGACGACCGGCAGCTCGTGGATTACACCGAGCCAGAGGGGTCGCCCACCCGCCTGACGGGCGGCACCATCGCGCTGCAGGGGCACGATCCGGGGAGCGAGGTGCACTACCGCAACATCATGATCCGGCCGCTCGGCCGATGA
- a CDS encoding serine/threonine-protein kinase — protein sequence MSSADEARALADALLRGECLTDGAPVAAQLGQAVTEMVARALCAPGAAPLAGRFVVDGIIGEGGSGRVLRARHPLLGIPLALKMLSHAHALAPGGPDEFVREAGLLVQLDHPGIVRVLDVFAALGTFFMVMPWIEGDTLRAHIDGAATLAREQVLRVADEGLSALTALHAAGLVHRDVKPSNLLVNASGRLVLIDLGVACPRDAAAPSRRLVGSPSYCAPEQILGRPVDGRSDVYALGCTLYELVFGRPPVDATDIEGAVHGHLHGTPSFDGEPLVHMGEPFLRWLRRCLSRTRANRPDAATARAELRPLLPAPAVERPGWRALAAAAFPVVRETVEWRVRA from the coding sequence ATGAGTTCGGCCGATGAGGCGCGGGCGCTCGCCGACGCGCTGCTGCGCGGCGAGTGCCTGACAGACGGCGCCCCCGTCGCGGCGCAGCTGGGGCAGGCGGTCACGGAGATGGTGGCTCGGGCGCTGTGCGCGCCGGGCGCCGCGCCGCTCGCGGGCCGCTTCGTCGTCGACGGGATCATCGGCGAGGGCGGGTCGGGGCGCGTGCTGCGCGCGCGTCACCCGCTGCTCGGCATCCCGCTCGCGCTGAAGATGCTGTCGCACGCGCACGCGCTCGCGCCGGGCGGGCCCGACGAGTTCGTGCGCGAGGCGGGGCTGCTCGTGCAGCTCGACCACCCGGGGATCGTGCGCGTGCTCGACGTCTTCGCGGCGCTCGGCACGTTCTTCATGGTGATGCCGTGGATCGAGGGCGACACGCTGCGCGCGCACATCGACGGCGCGGCCACGCTCGCGCGCGAGCAGGTGCTGCGCGTGGCCGACGAGGGACTCTCCGCGCTCACCGCGCTGCACGCGGCGGGGCTCGTGCACCGCGACGTGAAGCCGTCGAACCTGCTCGTGAACGCGTCGGGTCGGCTCGTGCTCATCGACCTCGGCGTCGCCTGCCCGCGCGACGCGGCGGCGCCTTCCCGGCGCCTCGTCGGAAGCCCGAGCTACTGCGCGCCCGAGCAGATCCTCGGCCGGCCGGTCGACGGACGCAGCGACGTCTACGCGCTCGGCTGCACGCTCTACGAGCTCGTGTTCGGCCGCCCGCCGGTGGACGCGACGGACATCGAGGGCGCGGTGCACGGGCACCTGCACGGGACGCCGTCGTTCGACGGCGAGCCGCTCGTGCACATGGGCGAGCCGTTCCTGCGCTGGCTGCGGCGCTGTCTGTCGCGCACGCGGGCGAACCGCCCCGACGCGGCGACGGCGCGCGCCGAGCTGCGGCCGCTGCTTCCGGCGCCGGCGGTCGAGCGGCCGGGGTGGCGCGCGCTCGCCGCGGCGGCGTTCCCCGTCGTGCGGGAGACCGTGGAGTGGCGGGTGCGCGCGTGA
- a CDS encoding maleate cis-trans isomerase family protein, with product MSTVPPYRVGLIVPSSNVTMETEVPALLRAYEAAAGVAFTFHGARMRMKKVTAEALLAMDREGAACAAYLADAQCDVQAYACLVAVMVQGPRAHEAVAERLHASAAESGWAAPIVTSAGALVDEIRAAGYARVALVAPYVPELTRIVVSYIEASAGVEVVDAISLSVSDNCEVGRLPQQDLVDLSATRLDVRRADAVVLSSCVQMPSLRALQPAEARVGLPCLSAAAATTRSILRALQLDPAIPGFGSFLARPAAPVPSYDALATRPREVTR from the coding sequence GTGTCGACCGTTCCGCCCTACCGTGTCGGGCTCATCGTGCCCAGCTCGAACGTCACGATGGAGACCGAGGTCCCCGCGCTGCTGCGCGCGTACGAGGCCGCCGCGGGCGTCGCGTTCACGTTCCACGGCGCGCGCATGCGCATGAAGAAGGTGACCGCCGAGGCGCTGCTCGCGATGGACCGCGAGGGCGCGGCGTGCGCCGCCTACCTCGCCGACGCGCAGTGCGACGTCCAGGCGTACGCGTGCCTCGTCGCCGTCATGGTCCAGGGCCCGCGCGCGCACGAGGCGGTGGCCGAGCGCCTGCACGCGTCGGCCGCCGAGTCGGGGTGGGCGGCGCCGATCGTCACCAGCGCGGGCGCCCTCGTCGACGAGATCCGCGCCGCCGGCTACGCGCGAGTGGCGCTCGTCGCGCCGTACGTGCCGGAGCTGACGCGGATCGTCGTCTCGTACATCGAGGCGAGCGCCGGCGTCGAGGTCGTCGACGCGATCAGCCTCTCGGTGTCGGACAACTGCGAGGTCGGACGGCTCCCGCAGCAGGACCTCGTCGACCTATCCGCCACGCGGCTCGACGTGCGTCGCGCGGACGCGGTCGTGCTCTCGAGCTGCGTGCAGATGCCGTCGCTCCGCGCGCTGCAGCCGGCCGAAGCGCGCGTCGGGCTGCCCTGTCTCTCGGCCGCCGCGGCGACCACGCGGTCGATCCTGCGCGCGCTGCAGCTCGACCCGGCGATCCCGGGGTTCGGCAGCTTCCTCGCGCGGCCGGCGGCGCCGGTGCCGTCGTACGACGCGCTGGCGACGCGGCCGCGGGAGGTGACGCGATGA
- a CDS encoding DUF2911 domain-containing protein, whose amino-acid sequence MTRLLLAALVLLALPACRPAAPAEHYGFVARLGRDTVSVESVTRRGNEVTSDAVDRFPVVRRRHTEIELAPDGGIRHLVMDIHTPSEPTNERERHVVADVTRDSVRVTKTDGAGTVERAFATGGGTAMAHVPQMYSLYELYFDAALKRAAATHRAAGDTVQMRQFYVDREFDRFPLHHGIVRPLAGGRAEIMHDWLSGIGEATFDSAYRMQSYSGARTTYLVDVQRVTTPPDVRAVADRFEALETKSGPRQLSVRDVLHADIGAATFTVDYGRPLARGRTLLGEVIPYDRVWRTGANAATEFTTSAPITLAGLAVPAGKYTLWTLPHPGGAVELIVNRQTGQWGTGYGPAHDLGRSRMTTETLATPVEQFTISVVPGDARHGTLAMAWGPFRWTAPIEVRGGN is encoded by the coding sequence ATGACGCGCCTCCTTCTCGCCGCGCTCGTGCTCCTCGCGCTGCCCGCGTGCCGTCCCGCCGCGCCCGCGGAGCACTACGGCTTCGTCGCCCGACTCGGCCGCGACACCGTCTCCGTCGAGAGCGTGACGCGCCGCGGCAACGAGGTGACCAGCGACGCCGTCGACCGCTTCCCGGTCGTGCGACGCCGGCACACCGAAATCGAGCTCGCCCCCGACGGCGGCATCCGGCATCTCGTGATGGACATCCACACGCCGAGCGAGCCGACGAACGAGCGCGAGCGCCACGTCGTCGCCGACGTGACGCGCGACTCCGTGCGCGTGACGAAGACCGACGGCGCGGGCACCGTGGAGCGCGCGTTCGCCACCGGCGGCGGCACGGCGATGGCGCACGTGCCGCAGATGTACAGCCTCTACGAGCTGTACTTCGACGCCGCGTTGAAGCGCGCCGCGGCGACGCACCGCGCCGCCGGCGACACCGTGCAGATGCGGCAGTTCTACGTCGACCGCGAGTTCGACCGCTTCCCGCTGCACCACGGCATCGTGCGCCCGCTGGCCGGCGGCCGCGCGGAGATCATGCACGACTGGCTCTCCGGCATCGGCGAGGCGACGTTCGACTCCGCGTACCGGATGCAGAGCTACTCCGGCGCGCGCACGACGTACCTCGTGGACGTGCAGCGCGTGACGACGCCGCCCGACGTGCGCGCCGTCGCCGACCGGTTCGAGGCGCTGGAGACGAAGAGCGGCCCGCGCCAGCTCAGCGTCCGCGACGTGCTGCACGCCGACATCGGCGCGGCGACGTTCACGGTCGACTACGGCCGGCCGCTCGCGCGCGGCCGCACGCTGCTCGGCGAGGTCATCCCGTACGACCGCGTCTGGCGCACCGGCGCGAACGCCGCGACGGAGTTCACGACGTCGGCGCCGATCACGCTCGCGGGCCTCGCCGTGCCCGCGGGGAAGTACACGCTGTGGACGCTGCCGCACCCGGGCGGCGCCGTGGAGCTGATCGTGAATCGCCAGACCGGCCAGTGGGGCACCGGCTACGGTCCCGCGCACGACCTCGGGCGCTCGCGCATGACGACGGAGACGCTCGCGACGCCGGTGGAGCAGTTCACGATCTCCGTGGTGCCGGGCGACGCGCGACACGGCACGCTCGCCATGGCGTGGGGGCCGTTCCGGTGGACGGCGCCGATCGAGGTGCGCGGGGGCAACTGA
- a CDS encoding S9 family peptidase yields MHTSGTLFLAATALLAGAAAAQTATPRAPSKLTIDQLIQIKHPSGHQWTPDGSHVWFTYDDGGINNVWAVPADGSGPAVALTSYAEGQTAGGSFWSRDGQTFFFPRDGGLLAVSVNGGTPHTAWPSAAQARGFALSPDGTRVAFLAPSSSGGVDLIVHTIATNADERIAHGDSTLGALAWMPTGERLTYSVGGRGGPRQHFASPPEVGAKLIFVATEFGGRGGDTTFIVPASGGTPQPLARGGRGAWIDATHFLSTRSSSDGRMRTTESIDVGGGPPVVLHVDTVARFFSSVNTTTNALSPDRRWLLYTSDATGWDQLYVVSTAGGTPVQITKAPGEHWRAVWSHDSKRIAWDANTADKPGTRQIEVATIGDDPAAATIVTVTSGPGTNTAPQWSPDDRRLLFQHTDARNSADLYVADARANAAVTRLTSSMPNSIDKNELVAPQLIHYPGPDGKPVPAWLFVPKHLDRATQHPAIVWIHPDGVNQNYDGWHTDRNEAVYYEFHQYLLQQGYVVIAPDYRGSIGYGRDWRNDVYMDVGGKDAKDARMAATYLKSLGYVDGDRIGVWGLSYGGFFTLLAVTQEPTLFRAAVDVAGVADYTLYYDDPYHGGWTTSRIGTPQEHPEVYAQAAPMYHVDRLQRPLLILHGSADVNVPFVHSVLLIDHLLKAGKGSLVDFMVYPGEFHYFDRSFVVRDAWQRVDAFFKQHLRPNVASGSAR; encoded by the coding sequence ATGCACACCTCGGGAACGCTCTTCCTCGCGGCCACGGCGCTGCTCGCCGGAGCCGCCGCGGCGCAGACGGCCACGCCGCGCGCGCCGTCGAAGCTCACGATCGATCAGTTGATCCAGATCAAGCATCCGTCGGGGCACCAGTGGACGCCCGATGGCAGTCACGTCTGGTTCACCTACGACGATGGCGGGATCAACAACGTGTGGGCCGTCCCCGCCGACGGCAGCGGTCCAGCGGTCGCGCTCACCAGCTACGCCGAGGGGCAGACCGCCGGCGGGAGCTTCTGGAGCAGGGACGGCCAGACCTTCTTCTTCCCTCGAGACGGCGGCCTGCTCGCCGTGTCGGTGAACGGCGGCACGCCGCACACCGCGTGGCCGTCGGCGGCGCAGGCGCGCGGATTCGCGCTCTCGCCCGACGGCACGCGCGTCGCCTTCCTCGCGCCATCGTCGTCGGGCGGCGTCGACCTGATCGTGCACACCATCGCGACGAACGCGGACGAGAGGATCGCGCACGGCGACAGCACCCTCGGCGCACTCGCGTGGATGCCCACCGGCGAGCGCCTCACGTACAGCGTCGGCGGCCGAGGCGGCCCGAGGCAGCATTTCGCGTCGCCCCCCGAGGTCGGCGCGAAGCTGATCTTCGTCGCCACCGAGTTCGGCGGACGCGGTGGCGATACGACGTTCATCGTCCCCGCGAGCGGCGGCACGCCCCAACCGCTCGCGCGCGGCGGTCGCGGTGCGTGGATCGATGCCACGCACTTCCTGTCGACGCGCAGCTCGAGCGACGGGCGGATGCGCACGACGGAGTCGATCGACGTCGGTGGCGGCCCACCGGTGGTGCTCCACGTCGACACGGTCGCGCGGTTCTTCAGCTCCGTGAACACGACGACCAACGCGCTCTCGCCGGACCGACGCTGGCTGCTGTACACGAGCGACGCGACCGGCTGGGACCAGCTCTACGTCGTGTCCACCGCCGGCGGCACACCGGTGCAGATCACGAAGGCACCGGGCGAGCACTGGCGCGCCGTCTGGTCGCACGACAGCAAGCGCATCGCGTGGGACGCGAACACCGCCGACAAGCCGGGCACGCGTCAGATCGAGGTCGCGACGATCGGCGATGACCCGGCCGCCGCGACCATCGTCACCGTGACCTCGGGCCCCGGCACGAACACCGCCCCGCAGTGGTCGCCCGACGACAGACGCCTGCTGTTCCAGCATACCGACGCGCGGAACTCCGCCGACCTGTACGTCGCCGACGCCCGCGCGAACGCGGCCGTGACGCGTCTGACCTCGTCGATGCCTAACAGCATCGACAAGAACGAGCTGGTCGCGCCGCAGCTGATCCACTATCCCGGCCCCGACGGGAAGCCGGTGCCGGCGTGGCTCTTCGTGCCGAAGCACCTCGACCGCGCCACGCAGCACCCGGCGATCGTGTGGATCCATCCGGACGGCGTGAACCAGAACTACGACGGCTGGCACACCGACCGGAACGAGGCCGTCTACTACGAGTTCCATCAGTACCTGCTGCAGCAGGGCTACGTCGTCATCGCACCGGATTATCGCGGCAGCATCGGGTACGGGCGCGACTGGCGCAACGACGTGTACATGGACGTCGGGGGCAAGGACGCGAAGGACGCGCGCATGGCCGCGACCTACCTCAAGTCGCTCGGCTACGTCGACGGCGATCGCATCGGCGTGTGGGGACTGAGCTACGGCGGCTTCTTCACGTTGCTCGCCGTCACCCAGGAGCCGACGTTGTTCCGCGCGGCGGTGGACGTCGCCGGCGTCGCCGACTACACGCTCTACTACGACGATCCGTACCACGGCGGGTGGACGACGAGCCGCATCGGCACGCCGCAGGAGCATCCGGAGGTCTACGCGCAGGCGGCGCCCATGTATCACGTGGACCGGCTGCAACGCCCGCTGCTGATCCTGCACGGCAGCGCGGACGTGAACGTGCCGTTCGTTCACTCCGTGCTGCTGATCGACCACCTGCTGAAGGCAGGGAAGGGCAGCCTGGTCGACTTCATGGTCTACCCGGGCGAGTTCCACTACTTCGACCGCAGCTTCGTGGTGCGCGACGCGTGGCAGCGCGTGGACGCGTTCTTCAAGCAGCACCTGCGCCCGAACGTCGCGTCGGGGAGCGCGCGTTAG
- a CDS encoding GNAT family N-acetyltransferase: MRIETVSTDDTDSVVVRDVTAADAAAVAALLTELGHPTDEAPLPARLDALRAEGGAAWLALDAAGEPLGLMTIAAHAVLHAAGPVALITALVVTRAARGRGVGRRLVDDAKRWAAARGCVRLTVTSGEQRADAHAFYPACGLAYTGRRFTTPI, translated from the coding sequence GTGCGCATCGAGACCGTGTCGACCGACGACACCGACTCCGTCGTCGTGCGCGACGTGACCGCCGCCGACGCCGCGGCCGTCGCGGCACTGCTCACCGAGCTCGGTCACCCGACCGACGAGGCGCCGCTGCCGGCGCGCCTCGACGCGCTCCGTGCCGAAGGCGGAGCGGCATGGCTCGCGCTCGACGCGGCCGGCGAGCCGCTCGGCCTCATGACGATCGCGGCGCATGCGGTGCTGCACGCGGCGGGGCCGGTGGCGCTGATCACCGCGCTCGTCGTCACGCGCGCCGCGCGGGGACGCGGCGTCGGACGCCGACTGGTGGACGACGCGAAGCGATGGGCGGCGGCGCGTGGTTGCGTGCGGCTCACCGTGACGAGCGGCGAGCAGCGCGCCGACGCGCACGCGTTCTACCCCGCCTGCGGGCTCGCGTACACCGGGCGGCGGTTCACGACACCGATCTAG
- a CDS encoding DinB family protein, with protein MAPAPDLRDTLLGAWRTNCRVTAFLVERIPPELWSEAVPGAPRRTVRGVAAHLHNARAQWLKTLGREHGITAPALVDRGRVSRADLLAALRRSGAGIESLIALGVGAGGVVPPSKGYVWRNLPLDVGHVLTYFVAHEAHHRGQIVMVARQLGHRLPREATDGLWQWTTRSREWAQADA; from the coding sequence ATGGCACCGGCCCCCGATCTGCGCGACACGCTGCTCGGCGCGTGGCGGACGAACTGCCGCGTGACGGCGTTCCTGGTGGAGCGAATCCCGCCGGAGCTCTGGAGCGAAGCCGTGCCCGGCGCACCGCGACGCACGGTGCGCGGCGTCGCGGCCCACCTGCACAACGCCCGCGCGCAGTGGCTGAAGACCCTCGGACGCGAGCACGGCATCACCGCACCGGCGCTGGTGGATCGCGGGCGGGTCTCGCGAGCCGATCTCCTCGCCGCGTTGCGGCGCAGCGGCGCGGGCATCGAGTCGCTGATCGCGCTCGGCGTCGGCGCGGGCGGCGTCGTGCCGCCGTCGAAGGGGTACGTCTGGCGCAACCTGCCGCTCGACGTCGGTCACGTGCTGACGTACTTCGTCGCGCACGAGGCGCATCACCGCGGGCAGATCGTCATGGTCGCCCGCCAGCTCGGACACCGATTGCCGCGCGAGGCCACCGACGGGCTGTGGCAGTGGACGACGCGGTCGCGCGAATGGGCGCAGGCCGATGCCTAA
- a CDS encoding DUF1801 domain-containing protein has product MDRVRDRSARAGTNAEALGIPARSEESPMSSEFPGAVPEIPVTDIAEATLAEFIAKFEPAHRALIGDVRDALRRRFPAAHELVYDNYNFFVIGYSATLRPSDAALSIAASAKGVSVCLIHGAALADPAGLLHGAGKQTRFLRVSSAADLERPEVAALLTAAATSAPVPLRDGPPGTLVIRSVSAKQRPRRRAARE; this is encoded by the coding sequence ATGGACAGGGTACGCGATCGCAGCGCCCGCGCCGGCACGAACGCCGAGGCGTTAGGCATCCCCGCTCGCAGTGAGGAATCGCCCATGTCGTCGGAGTTCCCCGGCGCGGTGCCCGAGATACCGGTGACGGACATCGCCGAGGCGACGCTCGCGGAGTTCATCGCCAAGTTCGAGCCCGCGCATCGGGCGCTGATCGGCGACGTGCGCGACGCCCTGCGGCGGCGCTTCCCGGCGGCGCACGAGCTGGTGTACGACAACTACAACTTCTTCGTCATCGGCTACTCGGCGACGCTGCGACCGTCGGACGCGGCGCTCTCGATCGCCGCATCGGCGAAGGGAGTCAGCGTGTGCCTCATTCACGGTGCCGCGCTCGCCGATCCCGCGGGCCTGCTGCACGGTGCGGGCAAGCAGACGCGCTTCCTTCGCGTCTCGTCGGCGGCCGATCTCGAGCGGCCCGAGGTGGCGGCGCTGCTGACGGCCGCCGCGACGTCCGCGCCGGTGCCGCTGCGCGACGGGCCGCCCGGGACGCTCGTGATCCGCTCGGTATCCGCCAAGCAGCGGCCGCGGCGACGTGCGGCGCGCGAGTAG
- a CDS encoding dihydrofolate reductase family protein: protein MATADSRVTIHMAASLDGFIARKDGSVDWLETADHFDGGEIMAPDSVADFLRTIDCYVMGSRTYETALGFEARGLGWPYGDKATFVLTRRELRRTRPTVEFHAGDLQRFVDERLKPSFRSIWFVGGGAVAGECLRRGLADELRYSILPVVIGHGIAFFEGLDRTVALHLLEVTPYRSGMVALRYEVKRQT from the coding sequence ATGGCGACCGCGGACTCTCGGGTCACGATCCACATGGCGGCGAGCCTGGACGGGTTCATCGCGCGAAAGGACGGCAGCGTCGACTGGCTGGAGACCGCCGACCACTTCGACGGCGGCGAGATCATGGCGCCGGATTCCGTCGCCGACTTCCTCCGGACGATCGACTGCTACGTCATGGGGTCGCGAACCTACGAGACCGCGTTAGGCTTCGAGGCCCGGGGCCTCGGCTGGCCGTACGGCGACAAGGCGACGTTCGTCCTGACCCGTCGCGAGCTGCGCCGGACGAGGCCGACCGTCGAGTTCCACGCGGGCGATCTCCAGCGCTTCGTGGACGAGCGGCTGAAGCCGAGCTTTCGCAGCATCTGGTTCGTGGGCGGTGGCGCGGTCGCCGGCGAGTGTCTGCGCCGCGGCCTCGCCGACGAGCTTCGCTACTCCATCCTGCCGGTCGTGATCGGCCACGGCATCGCGTTCTTCGAGGGCCTCGACCGGACGGTCGCCCTGCATCTGCTCGAGGTGACGCCATACCGGAGCGGCATGGTGGCGCTCCGCTACGAGGTGAAGCGACAGACATGA